The Solanum lycopersicum chromosome 9, SLM_r2.1 genome window below encodes:
- the LOC101246865 gene encoding 1-aminocyclopropane-1-carboxylate oxidase homolog 1-like, with product MEYDRLMELKAFDDTKTGVKGLVDSGIVEIPRIFIRPSDELVQELTHGKPTLHCPVIDFSGIEVQDHRNKVVDEIREASEKWGFFQLINHGIPSSVLERMIDGIRKFHEQDAEVKKEYYSRDFTSRRVRYESNFDLYQSKSANWRDTLNISLLHSSHIEPEELPAVCRNVIVEYINHVTKLGETIFCILSEALGLKPDHLKEMECNKGKSVVCHYYPACPQPELTLGAANHTDPSFLTVLLQDQIGGLQVLHNNQWIDVKPVSQGLVVNIGEALQILSNDKFVSANHRVLANGVGPRMSVACFFNGSFAQPKIYGPIKDLISDENPLLYKEFTVTDYIAKFMSRPLGTSALDLFRL from the exons ATGGAATATGATCGCTTGATGGAATTAAAAGCGTTTGATGATACAAAAACTGGTGTTAAAGGATTAGTTGATTCCGGAATTGTGGAAATTCCAAGAATATTCATTAGGCCATCTGATGAACTTGTTCAAGAGTTGACTCATGGTAAGCCAACTCTGCATTGTCCTGTGATAGATTTCAGTGGCATAGAAGTTCAAGATCATCGTAACAAGGTTGTCGATGAAATAAGGGAAGCATCAGAAAAGTGGGGATTTTTCCAACTGATAAATCATGGGATTCCTTCAAGTGTATTGGAAAGAATGATTGATGGGATTCGTAAATTTCACGAACAAGATGCTGAGGTAAAGAAAGAGTACTATTCGCGTGATTTCACATCGAGAAGAGTAAGATATGAGAGCAACTTTGATCTTTATCAATCGAAATCTGCAAACTGGAGGGATACATTGAACATTTCTTTGCTACATTCAAGTCATATCGAACCAGAAGAACTACCAGCAGTTTGCAG GAACGTAATTGTTGAGTATATAAATCACGTTACAAAGCTAGGAGAAACTATATTCTGCATTTTATCAGAAGCGCTCGGGCTAAAACCAGATCACTTGAAAGAAATGGAATGTAATAAAGGAAAATCAGTAGTATGCCATTACTATCCAGCATGCCCACAGCCAGAGCTAACTCTTGGCGCTGCGAACCATACAGATCCTTCTTTCCTTACTGTTCTGCTTCAAGATCAAATTGGTGGCCTTCAAGTCCTGCACAATAACCAATGGATCGATGTTAAACCGGTATCACAAGGATTGGTTGTTAATATTGGCGAAGCACTTCAG ATCCTATCAAATGACAAGTTTGTGAGTGCTAATCATAGAGTTTTAGCGAATGGGGTAGGACCAAGAATGTCAGTGGCATGCTTCTTCAATGGTAGTTTTGCACAACCAAAGATCTACGGTCCAATCAAGGATCTAATATCAGATGAAAATCCCCTTTTGTATAAAGAATTTACAGTAACTGATTACATTGCTAAGTTTATGTCCAGGCCTCTTGGTACATCTGCACTTGACCTTTTTAGACTCTGA